In a genomic window of Aggregatimonas sangjinii:
- a CDS encoding NAD(P)H-hydrate dehydratase — translation MKIFSAQQIYAADKFTIKKQEITSDALMERAAVQIFNWMHMRMQGAPVKIHLFCGIGNNGGDGMALARHLQEHGYHIAVYVVNYSKKRSDDFLLNLERLKERKVWPEFLDSGSEFPEIGRDDIIVDAIFGIGLNRPADDWVVRLIQHLHASQAFILSVDIPSGLFMDKGVQNPDAVIKANFVLSFQAPKLPFFLPGTGIYLNEWEVLDIGLDPEYLTNTETDYELSGKNEVLPLYIPREKFSHKGTYGHALVVGGSKGKIGAVHSASKACLVTGAGLVTAYVPECGVLPLQTNLPETMVIADEGVDVLNKIKYDIEPKVIAIGIGMGQEVSTIQAFTTFLDENKSPLVIDADALNILATNKALLKRLPKESVLTPHPKELERLIGKWKDDFDKLKKAKAFSKKYACVLIIKGAHSIVIYDGKGYVNTTGNPGMATAGSGDVLTGVVTGLVAQGYSPLKAAVFGTYLHGRAGDIAVEQSGYQALTAGDICNAIGKAFIDLFVIPKPPEVQEQAKESEQEKS, via the coding sequence ATGAAAATTTTTTCCGCCCAACAGATTTACGCTGCTGATAAATTCACGATCAAAAAACAGGAAATTACAAGCGATGCTCTGATGGAACGGGCTGCCGTTCAAATTTTTAACTGGATGCATATGCGCATGCAGGGAGCACCTGTAAAAATTCATCTGTTTTGTGGTATAGGCAATAACGGTGGCGATGGTATGGCCCTAGCGCGACATCTTCAGGAACATGGTTATCACATTGCCGTTTACGTAGTCAATTACAGCAAAAAACGTTCAGACGATTTTCTCTTGAATCTAGAACGGCTCAAAGAACGCAAGGTATGGCCTGAATTTTTGGATTCTGGAAGTGAATTTCCAGAAATCGGACGGGATGATATTATAGTGGACGCCATATTCGGAATCGGTTTGAACAGACCTGCGGATGATTGGGTGGTGCGATTAATTCAGCATTTACATGCTAGTCAGGCCTTTATACTTTCAGTGGATATTCCTTCGGGACTCTTTATGGATAAGGGTGTTCAAAATCCCGATGCGGTCATAAAGGCGAATTTCGTTCTCAGTTTTCAAGCGCCCAAATTGCCGTTTTTTCTTCCTGGAACGGGTATCTACTTGAATGAATGGGAAGTATTGGATATCGGCCTAGACCCCGAATATTTAACCAACACCGAAACCGATTATGAACTCAGCGGTAAGAACGAGGTCTTGCCTTTATACATCCCGAGGGAAAAGTTCAGCCATAAAGGCACCTACGGACATGCCTTGGTGGTCGGAGGAAGCAAAGGAAAGATCGGAGCGGTACACTCGGCCTCGAAGGCTTGTCTTGTAACCGGGGCCGGTCTGGTCACCGCCTATGTTCCGGAATGTGGAGTCTTACCGTTACAGACCAATCTTCCGGAAACCATGGTGATAGCGGACGAAGGGGTGGACGTCCTTAACAAAATAAAGTATGATATCGAACCAAAGGTTATCGCCATAGGTATTGGAATGGGGCAGGAAGTAAGCACTATACAAGCTTTCACCACATTTCTAGATGAGAACAAATCACCCTTGGTCATTGATGCCGATGCGCTGAATATTTTGGCCACTAACAAAGCACTTCTTAAAAGGCTTCCAAAAGAATCGGTGTTAACGCCACATCCGAAGGAACTGGAGCGCTTGATCGGAAAGTGGAAAGATGATTTTGACAAACTAAAAAAAGCAAAGGCGTTCTCGAAAAAATACGCTTGTGTTTTAATCATTAAAGGCGCCCATAGTATTGTCATTTATGACGGTAAGGGGTATGTAAACACCACCGGAAATCCAGGTATGGCCACCGCGGGTAGTGGTGATGTACTTACCGGGGTAGTAACCGGCCTCGTCGCCCAAGGATACTCGCCTTTAAAAGCAGCGGTTTTTGGAACGTATCTGCACGGTCGTGCCGGTGATATTGCGGTCGAGCAGTCTGGCTATCAAGCTTTGACGGCCGGTGATATTTGTAATGCCATTGGCAAAGCGTTTATTGATTTGTTCGTGATTCCAAAACCTCCCGAGGTTCAGGAACAAGCGAAAGAATCCGAGCAGGAAAAGTCATAA
- a CDS encoding STAS/SEC14 domain-containing protein → MGVGKFKKTIIVREYQLDIGTVQVFDNYIVAIFNEGITLTLERVYQIIGISEIHFREKNFGFISLRKYSYAIDPTIYTYLRELDNLKAFAIVSIKEMDMHNFKIEKLFYKKPMKFFIEYNNALAWVKRRVKGK, encoded by the coding sequence ATGGGAGTGGGGAAATTCAAGAAGACTATTATAGTACGCGAATACCAATTGGATATTGGCACGGTACAGGTATTCGACAACTATATCGTCGCTATCTTTAATGAGGGCATTACATTGACCCTAGAGCGAGTATACCAAATCATCGGTATTTCCGAAATACACTTTCGCGAAAAGAACTTTGGTTTTATAAGTCTCCGCAAGTACTCCTATGCCATAGACCCCACCATCTACACCTATCTCAGGGAATTGGATAACCTCAAGGCTTTTGCCATAGTATCGATTAAAGAGATGGATATGCACAACTTTAAGATTGAAAAGCTTTTCTATAAAAAGCCCATGAAATTCTTTATCGAATACAACAATGCCTTGGCTTGGGTAAAGCGACGGGTGAAGGGGAAATAG
- a CDS encoding ATP-dependent Clp protease ATP-binding subunit — protein MDDNFSPRVKDVIAYSKEEALRLGHDFIGTEHLMLGLLRDGNGKAISILDAMDVDLDHLRRKVEILSPSNPSPSSVQKDKKNLHLTRQAERALKTTFLEAKLFQSSSINTAHLLLCILRNENDPTTKLLHKLKVDYDGVKEQFKFMITSDDEIVDSPTSESFPNEPDDGGSKEGSFGAPGAQKGNKKSKTPVLDNFGRDLTQMAEENRLDPVVGREKEIERVSQILSRRKKNNPLLIGEPGVGKSAIAEGLALRIINKKVSRILYGKRVVTLDLASLVAGTKYRGQFEERMKAVMNELEKNDDVILFIDEIHTIVGAGGATGSLDASNMFKPALARGEIQCIGATTLDEYRQYIEKDGALERRFQKVIVEPTTVAETIEILQNIKGKYEDHHNVEYTDEAIVACVKLTNRYMTDRFLPDKAIDALDEAGSRVHIVNMDVPKQIVELEKQLEDVRDLKNSVVKKQKYEEAAKLRDDEKRLEKDLAIAQEKWEEDSKLHKEVVSEDNVADVVSMMSGIPVNRIAQTESNKLAELPELIKGNVIGQDEAVAKVAKAIQRNRAGLKDPNKPIGSFIFLGQTGVGKTQLAKVLAKELFDSEDALIRIDMSEYMEKFAISRLVGAPPGYVGYEEGGQLTEKVRRKPYSVILLDEVEKAHPDVFNMLLQVLDDGYLTDSLGRKIDFRNSIIIMTSNIGARQIKDFGAGVGFGTAAKLSQADANQKSVIENALKKAFAPEFLNRIDDVVVFNALEREDIHKIIDIELAKLYARIKDIGYELKLTDKAKDYIADKGFDKQYGARPLKRAIQKYIEDALAEEIVNSKLEEGDTIQMDLDKANDELTIKIKKAKKSSEAEKDQ, from the coding sequence ATGGATGATAATTTCTCACCAAGGGTAAAGGATGTAATCGCTTACAGCAAGGAGGAAGCCCTGCGTTTGGGTCACGATTTTATTGGAACGGAACATTTGATGTTGGGCCTTTTGCGCGATGGTAATGGAAAGGCGATAAGCATTTTGGATGCTATGGATGTTGATTTAGACCACCTAAGGAGAAAGGTAGAAATATTGAGTCCGTCGAACCCAAGCCCGAGTAGCGTTCAAAAGGACAAAAAGAACCTTCACTTGACCCGGCAGGCTGAACGCGCCTTGAAAACCACGTTTCTTGAGGCCAAATTATTTCAGAGTTCTTCGATCAATACAGCGCATTTGCTCTTGTGCATATTGCGAAACGAAAATGATCCCACTACCAAACTGTTGCACAAATTGAAAGTAGATTATGATGGCGTAAAAGAGCAGTTTAAATTCATGATTACAAGTGATGATGAAATCGTAGACTCTCCCACTTCGGAGTCCTTCCCCAACGAACCGGATGATGGTGGCAGTAAAGAAGGTAGTTTCGGTGCGCCTGGCGCTCAGAAAGGAAACAAAAAATCTAAAACGCCGGTGCTCGACAATTTCGGTCGTGATTTAACTCAAATGGCGGAAGAAAACAGACTGGATCCCGTTGTTGGCCGAGAGAAAGAGATAGAGCGCGTTTCGCAAATTTTAAGCAGACGAAAAAAGAACAATCCACTTTTAATCGGTGAACCCGGCGTGGGCAAAAGCGCCATTGCAGAAGGTCTCGCCTTGCGAATCATCAATAAAAAAGTATCCCGTATTCTATATGGCAAACGTGTGGTAACCTTAGACCTGGCCTCTCTGGTGGCCGGTACGAAATATCGAGGTCAGTTCGAGGAGCGAATGAAGGCCGTAATGAACGAATTGGAGAAGAACGACGATGTTATTCTCTTCATTGACGAAATACACACCATTGTAGGCGCTGGCGGTGCTACAGGTAGTCTAGATGCGTCGAATATGTTCAAACCAGCTTTGGCGAGGGGTGAGATTCAATGTATCGGAGCGACTACCTTAGACGAGTACCGACAATATATCGAAAAAGACGGTGCCTTGGAAAGAAGATTCCAGAAAGTAATCGTCGAGCCCACAACCGTTGCGGAAACGATAGAAATCCTTCAGAACATCAAAGGAAAATACGAAGACCACCATAATGTAGAGTATACCGACGAAGCCATTGTAGCCTGTGTGAAGTTGACGAACAGGTACATGACCGATAGGTTTCTTCCGGACAAGGCCATAGACGCGCTAGACGAGGCGGGTTCACGTGTTCACATCGTAAACATGGATGTGCCCAAACAAATCGTAGAGCTTGAAAAGCAACTTGAAGATGTGCGCGACCTAAAGAACAGCGTCGTTAAAAAACAAAAATACGAAGAGGCGGCCAAATTGCGTGATGATGAAAAACGTCTTGAGAAAGACCTTGCGATTGCCCAGGAAAAATGGGAGGAAGATAGCAAGCTGCACAAAGAAGTCGTTTCGGAAGACAATGTCGCCGACGTAGTCTCTATGATGAGTGGTATTCCGGTAAACAGAATAGCACAAACAGAAAGTAATAAACTGGCAGAATTGCCGGAACTGATCAAAGGCAATGTCATAGGTCAGGACGAGGCCGTTGCCAAAGTCGCTAAAGCGATACAGCGTAACCGTGCCGGACTAAAAGACCCTAACAAGCCGATCGGCTCCTTTATTTTCTTGGGACAGACCGGTGTGGGTAAAACCCAATTGGCAAAAGTGCTCGCAAAAGAACTTTTCGACTCCGAAGATGCACTCATTCGCATTGATATGAGCGAGTATATGGAGAAATTCGCCATATCGCGATTGGTCGGGGCACCTCCGGGATACGTAGGATATGAGGAAGGTGGACAATTGACCGAAAAAGTACGCAGAAAACCCTATTCCGTAATTCTTTTGGACGAGGTTGAAAAAGCACATCCTGATGTGTTCAACATGCTGTTACAAGTGTTGGACGATGGTTACCTTACCGATAGCCTTGGACGAAAAATCGATTTCAGGAACAGCATCATCATTATGACCTCGAATATCGGGGCCCGCCAGATCAAGGATTTTGGTGCTGGCGTTGGTTTCGGTACCGCAGCTAAGCTATCGCAGGCAGATGCCAATCAGAAAAGTGTCATCGAAAATGCCTTAAAGAAAGCATTTGCTCCCGAATTCTTGAACAGGATCGATGATGTTGTTGTCTTTAATGCCCTAGAGCGTGAGGACATCCATAAAATCATTGATATCGAATTGGCCAAATTGTACGCTCGTATCAAGGATATCGGTTATGAGTTGAAGCTTACCGATAAAGCAAAAGACTATATCGCCGACAAAGGTTTTGACAAACAGTACGGGGCACGTCCTTTGAAAAGAGCCATCCAAAAATATATCGAGGACGCCCTCGCCGAGGAAATCGTAAACTCGAAGTTAGAGGAAGGTGATACCATTCAAATGGATTTGGATAAGGCGAACGATGAATTGACCATCAAAATCAAGAAGGCCAAAAAGTCCTCGGAAGCGGAAAAAGATCAGTAA
- the gyrA gene encoding DNA gyrase subunit A, with amino-acid sequence MAEGEKLIPINIEDEMKSAYIDYSMSVIVSRALPDVRDGLKPVHRRVLYGMYELGVRSSSAHKKSARIVGEVLGKYHPHGDTSVYDSMVRMAQEWSLRYMLVDGQGNFGSVDGDSPAAMRYTEARMRKIADDMLADIDKDTVDHQLNFDDSLEEPTVLPARVPNLLVNGASGIAVGMATNMPPHNLSEVVDGTVAYIDNNDIEIDELITHIKAPDFPTGGIIYGYDGVKEAFHTGRGRVVMRAKATFEEVQGRECIVVTEIPYQVNKADMIKKTADLVNEKKIDGISSIRDESDRKGMRIVYILKRDAIPNIVLNTLYKYTALQTSFSVNNIALVKGRPQLLNVKEMIHYFVEHRHEVVVRRTKYELKKAEDRAHILEGLIIASDNIDEVIKIIRASSNADEARENLIERFKLSEIQAKAIVEMRLRQLTGLEQDKLRAEYDEIIKTIADLKDILERKDRRMQIIKDELLEIKEKYGDERRSEINFAGGDLSIEDMIPDEQVVLTISHAGYIKRTPLSEYKIQNRGGVGQKASSTRTEDFLEHLFVGTNHQYMLFFTQKGKCFWMRVYEIPEGSKTSKGRAIQNLINIEKDDMVKAFICTQDLKDEEYVNSHYVIMATKKGVVKKTSLEQYSRPRQNGINAIGVREGDELLEAKLTTGTSQIFLGLKSGKAIRFEESKTRPMGRNASGVRGITLADDNDEVVGMVSVHNFEDDILVVSENGYGKRSSIEDYRITNRGGKGVKTISVTDKTGSLVAIKNVSDSDDLMIINKSGIAIRMSVEDLRVMGRATQGVKVINIKGNDSIAAVAKVMKDEDSLEEVDIKDIEVHTENGTGIDIEGTDTTKEGTDGSERPDDSEE; translated from the coding sequence ATGGCCGAAGGAGAAAAATTGATCCCGATTAACATAGAAGATGAAATGAAATCCGCCTACATCGACTATTCGATGTCGGTCATAGTGTCACGTGCATTGCCCGACGTACGTGATGGTTTGAAACCCGTTCACAGAAGGGTGCTCTACGGGATGTACGAATTAGGGGTTCGCTCCAGCAGTGCCCATAAAAAATCTGCCCGTATCGTTGGGGAGGTTTTGGGTAAGTACCACCCACATGGCGACACCTCAGTTTACGACTCTATGGTGCGTATGGCGCAGGAATGGAGTTTAAGGTATATGCTCGTAGATGGGCAAGGTAATTTCGGGTCCGTAGATGGTGACAGTCCTGCGGCGATGCGTTATACCGAGGCGCGAATGCGTAAGATAGCAGATGACATGTTGGCCGATATCGATAAGGATACGGTAGACCATCAATTGAATTTTGACGATTCTTTGGAGGAACCGACTGTATTGCCGGCAAGGGTTCCCAATCTTTTAGTGAATGGCGCATCCGGTATCGCCGTAGGTATGGCTACGAACATGCCACCACACAATTTATCGGAAGTTGTTGACGGCACGGTGGCCTATATCGATAATAACGATATTGAGATAGACGAGCTAATCACACATATTAAAGCACCTGATTTTCCCACAGGAGGGATTATCTACGGGTATGATGGCGTTAAAGAAGCCTTTCATACCGGAAGGGGACGTGTAGTCATGCGAGCGAAAGCTACTTTTGAAGAGGTTCAGGGCAGGGAATGTATCGTTGTTACCGAGATTCCGTATCAGGTGAACAAGGCGGATATGATAAAAAAGACCGCCGACCTGGTCAATGAAAAGAAAATAGACGGTATTTCAAGTATTCGCGATGAATCCGACAGAAAGGGAATGCGTATCGTTTACATATTGAAGCGCGATGCCATACCCAATATCGTTCTGAACACCCTTTATAAATACACGGCGCTACAAACTTCTTTTAGCGTAAACAATATTGCATTGGTCAAGGGCCGACCGCAGTTGTTGAACGTTAAAGAGATGATTCACTACTTTGTCGAGCACAGGCATGAGGTAGTCGTTCGGCGTACCAAATATGAACTGAAGAAGGCCGAAGATCGGGCGCACATCTTAGAGGGTCTGATTATCGCCTCGGACAATATAGACGAGGTCATCAAAATCATTCGTGCCTCTTCGAATGCCGACGAGGCAAGGGAGAACCTAATCGAAAGATTCAAGCTTTCCGAAATTCAGGCGAAGGCCATTGTTGAAATGAGATTACGTCAGCTGACCGGTCTAGAACAGGATAAGCTACGCGCCGAATATGACGAAATCATTAAGACCATTGCCGATTTAAAGGATATCTTGGAACGCAAGGATCGTAGAATGCAGATCATCAAGGATGAACTTCTGGAAATAAAGGAAAAGTACGGCGATGAAAGACGATCGGAAATAAACTTTGCGGGTGGCGATTTGAGTATAGAGGATATGATTCCCGATGAACAGGTGGTATTGACTATCTCACATGCGGGGTATATCAAAAGAACACCCTTATCCGAATATAAAATACAGAATAGGGGCGGTGTCGGTCAAAAGGCTTCTTCTACAAGAACGGAAGATTTCCTAGAACACCTTTTTGTGGGCACCAACCATCAATATATGTTGTTCTTTACCCAAAAAGGGAAGTGTTTCTGGATGCGGGTTTACGAAATCCCGGAAGGAAGTAAAACCTCTAAAGGTCGTGCAATTCAAAACTTGATCAATATCGAAAAAGACGATATGGTCAAGGCCTTTATTTGCACCCAGGATTTGAAGGATGAAGAATACGTGAACAGTCATTACGTAATTATGGCGACCAAGAAGGGTGTGGTGAAGAAAACATCCTTGGAGCAATATTCCAGACCGCGCCAAAACGGTATCAATGCCATTGGCGTGCGTGAAGGCGACGAATTGCTAGAAGCAAAATTGACTACGGGTACCAGCCAGATTTTCTTAGGCTTGAAATCCGGAAAAGCTATCAGATTCGAGGAAAGCAAGACCAGGCCAATGGGTCGTAACGCTTCCGGTGTACGTGGGATTACCTTGGCCGATGATAATGATGAAGTGGTCGGGATGGTATCGGTTCACAATTTTGAGGACGATATTCTTGTGGTATCCGAAAACGGATACGGAAAGCGTTCCAGTATAGAAGATTACCGCATAACCAACAGGGGCGGTAAAGGGGTCAAAACTATTTCGGTAACCGACAAGACCGGAAGTCTGGTGGCAATTAAAAATGTTTCCGATTCGGACGATTTGATGATCATCAATAAATCGGGAATTGCCATACGTATGAGTGTCGAGGACCTGCGCGTAATGGGACGGGCCACCCAAGGTGTAAAGGTTATCAATATCAAGGGTAACGACTCAATAGCAGCGGTAGCCAAAGTGATGAAGGATGAAGACAGTTTGGAGGAAGTCGATATCAAAGACATCGAGGTCCACACCGAAAATGGCACGGGTATTGATATTGAGGGAACGGATACAACCAAAGAGGGTACGGATGGAAGTGAACGTCCGGATGACTCGGAAGAATAA
- a CDS encoding tetratricopeptide repeat protein, which translates to MKTKFLILAAMCFSTLGMAQKSEIKSAEKAVKSGDYAAAKTALESTSASIDAADAKLQAQYHFINGQVNAEMAKKGDMSAIDEAAASYQKVVSIEEQSGKNKYTAEAQAGLTNIKNDLINGAVSDEKEKKYKEAAEKLYKGYTISPIDTVYLYYAANYAVSGGNYEEALKYYNELTEVGYDGSGVEYKATNVETGEVEAMGKAQRDLMVKAGTYKDPIDDKSPSKKAEIVKNTAMIYQQLGQNEKALEAYKVARESDPNDVNLLLNEANLHFTMGDKETFKTLMEKATEMAPDNADIHYNIGVINMEQGDLEGARAAYTKALEIDPNYTNAQLNLSTTYINEGNGLIDEMNTLGTSRKDSERYDELKQKKDDLFAKGAGILEDALKVTPDNQAILSQLKNIYGAMGDNENFMRIKKLLGE; encoded by the coding sequence ATGAAAACTAAATTTTTAATACTTGCCGCCATGTGTTTTTCAACACTTGGTATGGCACAGAAGAGTGAAATCAAATCTGCCGAAAAAGCGGTGAAGAGCGGCGATTATGCCGCCGCGAAAACAGCATTGGAAAGTACTTCTGCGAGCATTGATGCCGCCGATGCCAAGCTGCAAGCACAGTATCACTTCATAAATGGTCAAGTAAACGCCGAAATGGCTAAGAAAGGTGATATGTCGGCTATTGACGAGGCCGCGGCTTCGTATCAAAAAGTAGTTTCCATCGAGGAGCAAAGCGGTAAGAACAAATATACGGCCGAAGCCCAAGCCGGATTGACCAATATCAAAAACGATTTGATCAATGGGGCCGTTAGCGATGAAAAGGAGAAAAAATACAAAGAAGCCGCGGAGAAGCTGTACAAAGGGTATACCATTAGCCCGATAGATACGGTGTATTTGTACTATGCTGCCAATTATGCCGTGAGTGGGGGAAATTACGAGGAGGCACTCAAGTATTACAACGAACTGACCGAGGTAGGATATGATGGTAGTGGTGTTGAGTACAAAGCGACCAACGTTGAAACCGGTGAGGTTGAAGCTATGGGGAAAGCCCAAAGGGATCTGATGGTCAAGGCAGGTACCTACAAAGATCCTATAGACGACAAATCGCCTTCCAAAAAGGCGGAAATTGTTAAGAATACCGCAATGATCTATCAGCAATTGGGACAAAATGAAAAAGCCTTGGAGGCCTACAAAGTGGCGAGGGAGTCCGACCCAAACGATGTAAATCTGCTACTGAACGAGGCGAATCTTCATTTCACAATGGGCGATAAGGAAACCTTTAAGACCCTAATGGAAAAGGCAACCGAAATGGCACCGGACAATGCGGATATTCATTACAATATTGGCGTTATTAATATGGAGCAAGGAGATTTGGAAGGTGCAAGGGCGGCCTACACCAAGGCCTTGGAAATTGATCCTAATTACACCAATGCCCAATTGAACCTCTCCACTACGTACATCAATGAAGGAAACGGACTTATTGATGAAATGAATACCTTGGGAACCTCGAGAAAGGATAGCGAACGCTACGATGAATTGAAGCAAAAGAAAGACGATCTTTTCGCGAAAGGAGCGGGTATTCTAGAGGACGCGTTGAAAGTAACTCCTGACAATCAAGCGATTTTATCGCAACTGAAGAATATTTATGGCGCCATGGGAGACAATGAAAACTTTATGCGAATAAAGAAATTGTTGGGCGAGTAA
- a CDS encoding NlpC/P60 family protein, protein MQYGICHLSLVPVRIAADSHSEMITQLLYGEHFKVIEKRKYFSKIRKSFDATEGWVNDLQFCFINEKRYDEIHLAEKRYSTDLVSFIETEKGVLIPTLMGSSVGNCTFLRHTFDGKATAQDKDKDNLIPFSLYYLDAPFLSGGLTPFGLDSAGFTQMVYKISGYALSRTPAQQASQGEALSFIEESEPGDLAFFDNADGEIDHVGIIMEDNYIIHVFGKVRVDRLDHTGIFNIETSNYTHQLRVIKKII, encoded by the coding sequence ATGCAATACGGTATCTGTCACCTAAGCCTCGTTCCAGTGCGCATTGCCGCAGACTCGCATTCGGAAATGATAACGCAACTCCTATATGGGGAGCATTTTAAGGTTATTGAAAAACGCAAATACTTTAGTAAAATCAGAAAAAGCTTCGATGCTACCGAAGGCTGGGTAAATGACCTGCAGTTCTGTTTTATCAATGAAAAACGGTACGATGAGATTCATTTGGCCGAAAAGCGATACAGCACCGATTTGGTTTCCTTTATAGAAACGGAAAAGGGCGTTTTGATTCCGACACTGATGGGTTCCTCTGTCGGAAACTGTACTTTCCTAAGACATACTTTCGATGGGAAGGCTACGGCTCAAGATAAAGACAAGGATAACCTTATCCCGTTTTCGCTGTACTATTTAGATGCCCCTTTCCTTTCGGGTGGCCTAACCCCTTTTGGATTAGACAGCGCAGGTTTTACACAAATGGTCTACAAAATAAGCGGTTATGCCCTCTCGAGAACCCCAGCGCAACAAGCTTCTCAAGGAGAAGCGCTCAGCTTTATAGAAGAAAGCGAACCGGGCGACTTGGCCTTTTTTGATAATGCGGATGGTGAAATCGACCATGTAGGCATCATCATGGAGGACAATTATATTATTCATGTTTTCGGTAAAGTACGAGTTGATCGTTTGGATCATACGGGTATCTTTAATATCGAGACGAGCAACTATACCCACCAGCTTCGGGTCATCAAAAAAATCATATAA
- a CDS encoding acetyl-CoA C-acyltransferase, with the protein MKEVVIVSAVRTPIGSFMGALSTVPAPKLGAIAIKGALAKINLDPNLVEEVLMGNVVQAGTGQAPARQAAIFAGIPNTVPCTTINKVCASGMKTVMQAAQAIALGDASIIVAGGMENMSLIPHYAYLRKGQKFGPTPMIDGMQKDGLVDVYDQNAMGVCADACAVEHNFSREDQDNFAIQSYSRSAAAWKNGNFANEVVPVEVPQRRGEALVVSADEEYKNVILEKIPTLRAAFSKDGTVTAANASTINDGAAALVLMSAEKAKELKLTPLATVKGYADAAQEPKWFTTAPAKALPKALHKAGVSSEEVDYFEFNEAFSVVGLANMKLLGLDDSNVNVNGGAVSLGHPLGCSGARILVTLIHILEQRNAKIGAAAICNGGGGASALILERN; encoded by the coding sequence ATGAAAGAGGTTGTTATAGTTTCCGCTGTTCGAACGCCGATCGGTAGTTTTATGGGTGCACTTTCTACCGTTCCTGCCCCTAAATTGGGTGCAATTGCGATAAAAGGTGCCTTAGCCAAAATCAACTTAGATCCCAATTTGGTCGAAGAGGTGCTTATGGGCAATGTTGTTCAGGCCGGTACGGGTCAGGCCCCGGCTAGACAAGCTGCCATTTTTGCGGGAATACCGAATACCGTACCATGTACCACAATCAATAAGGTATGCGCCTCGGGAATGAAGACGGTCATGCAGGCGGCACAAGCCATTGCCCTGGGGGATGCCTCTATCATAGTTGCCGGCGGGATGGAGAATATGAGCCTCATTCCACATTATGCCTATCTGCGAAAAGGCCAGAAGTTCGGCCCGACACCAATGATCGATGGAATGCAAAAAGATGGTTTGGTCGATGTGTACGATCAGAATGCCATGGGTGTTTGTGCCGATGCTTGTGCTGTGGAGCATAATTTCAGTCGTGAAGACCAAGATAATTTTGCCATTCAATCCTATTCAAGGTCCGCTGCGGCATGGAAAAATGGAAATTTCGCCAATGAGGTAGTTCCGGTCGAAGTGCCCCAACGCAGAGGAGAGGCGTTAGTCGTCTCAGCGGATGAAGAATACAAGAATGTAATCTTAGAAAAAATACCCACCTTAAGAGCGGCATTTTCTAAAGACGGTACGGTAACCGCAGCGAATGCCTCTACCATCAATGACGGTGCTGCTGCATTAGTGCTAATGAGCGCAGAAAAAGCAAAGGAATTAAAGCTAACACCGTTAGCAACCGTAAAGGGATATGCCGATGCGGCACAGGAACCTAAGTGGTTTACTACTGCACCCGCTAAGGCGCTACCGAAAGCGTTGCACAAAGCCGGTGTTTCCAGTGAGGAGGTAGACTACTTCGAGTTCAATGAGGCCTTTTCAGTAGTTGGTTTGGCGAATATGAAACTCTTGGGTCTTGACGATTCAAACGTAAATGTGAACGGTGGTGCGGTATCTTTAGGGCATCCACTAGGTTGTTCCGGGGCAAGAATATTGGTCACCCTGATTCATATCCTTGAACAAAGAAATGCCAAAATCGGGGCGGCGGCCATCTGCAACGGCGGCGGCGGCGCTTCTGCACTCATCCTCGAACGTAACTAA